The Desulfobotulus mexicanus genomic interval AGAATCGATCAGCCGTGCAAAACACTATATAAAAGAGCATAAAAAAACCCTTAAAAAAGCCGAAAAAGAATCCGGCGTTCCACCGGAAATCCTCACAGCCCTGCTGCTGGTGGAAACCAGACTCGGCACCTTCATGGGAAGAAATGCGGCAATCGCAAACCTTGCCAGCATAGCAGCCATGACTGATCCGGAAGTTCAGGAAAAAATCCGTAAGCATGTGGGGGATAAAAGCCGTTATCCGGACAAAGAAGCCTTCAGAAAAAGGGCAGAAAACCGGGCGGCATGGGCACAGAAGGAATTGGCCCCCCTGCTGCGCTACGCAGAGGCCAAGGACGTGCATCCCGCTGAAATCAAAGGCTCCTATGCCGGAGCCGTGGGGATATGCCAGTTCATGCCCTCCAATATCGAAGCCTACGCCGCAGACGGGGACGGGGACGGAATAATACGACTGAGTACCCATGAGGATGCCATATTC includes:
- a CDS encoding lytic murein transglycosylase; this translates as MFIRYILFLMMALALMLPGQRLYAEKSTTLPAPQDIEFIPVLDSLLKEGVDAARLEALFSHPDMRFNPNIPALFFTVQDSQLDYGQFSRPESISRAKHYIKEHKKTLKKAEKESGVPPEILTALLLVETRLGTFMGRNAAIANLASIAAMTDPEVQEKIRKHVGDKSRYPDKEAFRKRAENRAAWAQKELAPLLRYAEAKDVHPAEIKGSYAGAVGICQFMPSNIEAYAADGDGDGIIRLSTHEDAIFSAARYLKEHGWKRGMNIQEQERILLTYNRSRPYARAILDVAEKLRD